A section of the Candidatus Neomarinimicrobiota bacterium genome encodes:
- a CDS encoding outer membrane lipoprotein-sorting protein, whose translation MIVREILLILLLLSVLQGQSGYDIAKMMNERKQPKDMTSKMTMVLTNSKGKTRTSTIFSQLVGGGKKQILWFLAPADDKGVAFLKIEHDDMDDEMRMWLPAFNKIRRISSKKKGDSFMGSDLSYEDMTSRELEENEFVRLDDDVVDGKECYMLEVMPKPEAKSTYSKHTTWVEKATLLLVKEESYDRKGYLKKTKVFNTGKMGKYNIMTGIFVKDVQKEHSTRVTFDEIQLDTGLREGLFHEKNLKRMPR comes from the coding sequence ATGATCGTGAGGGAAATACTTTTGATTCTGCTATTGCTTTCAGTCCTCCAGGGACAATCCGGCTATGATATTGCCAAGATGATGAATGAACGTAAACAGCCCAAAGATATGACCTCCAAGATGACAATGGTTCTGACCAATTCCAAAGGTAAGACACGCACATCTACCATTTTCTCCCAATTGGTTGGCGGAGGAAAGAAGCAGATCCTTTGGTTTCTGGCTCCAGCGGATGATAAGGGAGTAGCTTTTTTGAAAATCGAGCATGATGATATGGATGATGAAATGCGCATGTGGCTTCCGGCTTTCAATAAGATTCGCCGAATCTCATCAAAAAAGAAGGGAGATTCCTTCATGGGCTCCGATCTCAGTTATGAAGATATGACCAGCAGGGAGCTTGAAGAGAATGAATTCGTTCGTCTTGATGATGACGTAGTGGACGGAAAAGAGTGCTATATGTTGGAAGTAATGCCGAAACCTGAAGCCAAGTCTACTTATTCCAAACATACGACCTGGGTTGAGAAAGCAACACTATTGTTGGTGAAAGAAGAATCGTACGACCGAAAAGGATATTTGAAGAAGACCAAGGTTTTTAACACCGGCAAGATGGGGAAGTACAATATTATGACCGGCATTTTTGTTAAGGATGTTCAGAAAGAGCACAGCACGAGAGTGACGTTTGATGAAATCCAGTTGGATACCGGCCTAAGGGAGGGTCTTTTCCATGAGAAGAATCTTAAGCGGATGCCGCGATAG
- a CDS encoding outer membrane lipoprotein-sorting protein yields the protein MLRLTSCLFITLSTLQPQVTGLEIMQKVDAQPDPRDVVSKTVLTLTKIMGVKERHRSREITRYQKYFSEGIFLSKSLIRFTKPADVKGTSLLMWEYRGNNKDSDQWLYLPALKKTKRIISNQRNQSFMGSDFTYQDMEGRDIDDDTYTILEEDELFGSTCFKVEAIPLKKRTYSRRIIWVEKERSIFRKVEFFDRKDQLLKVMTIPEVRKDGDYWTILKMVMENIQKPHRTILEVSDVQYDTGIEDSFFTERFLKRDR from the coding sequence ATGCTCAGATTGACCAGTTGCCTTTTCATTACTCTTTCCACACTGCAACCGCAAGTGACGGGGCTCGAGATCATGCAAAAGGTAGACGCACAGCCCGATCCACGAGATGTTGTTTCTAAAACAGTGTTGACACTGACCAAAATAATGGGGGTGAAGGAGCGCCACCGAAGCCGCGAGATCACAAGATATCAAAAGTACTTTTCAGAGGGAATCTTCCTATCCAAGTCCCTCATCCGCTTCACAAAGCCGGCCGATGTGAAAGGTACAAGTCTCCTTATGTGGGAATATCGTGGAAACAACAAGGATAGTGATCAGTGGCTCTACCTGCCGGCACTGAAGAAAACAAAACGGATTATTTCCAATCAGAGGAATCAGAGCTTCATGGGATCTGATTTTACTTACCAGGATATGGAGGGACGGGATATTGATGATGACACCTATACGATCCTCGAGGAGGATGAACTTTTCGGTTCAACATGTTTCAAGGTCGAGGCCATACCATTGAAAAAGAGAACATACTCACGGCGGATTATCTGGGTAGAAAAAGAACGGAGTATCTTTCGAAAAGTGGAATTCTTTGATAGAAAAGATCAACTCCTGAAAGTGATGACTATTCCTGAAGTCAGAAAAGATGGGGATTACTGGACGATTCTGAAGATGGTGATGGAGAATATCCAAAAGCCGCACAGAACCATACTGGAAGTTTCCGATGTTCAGTACGACACCGGTATTGAAGACAGCTTTTTCACTGAGCGGTTTCTTAAGCGCGACAGGTGA
- a CDS encoding CPBP family intramembrane metalloprotease, giving the protein MLLFIGGLFYSVQVFPKAFTILNLDLKMDRESAFSQSKMLAEKNNWGPDNYNQVASFTHDTRTQNFVELDAGGVEKVSSLMQDGLYHFYTWTVRHYREHEPNETRITFTPAGDFYGFNETLGETEKGAALGTGEARKIAENFLHNGIDIQLSEYEAIETSEELMPSERIDHTFVYERKEEQIGDGFFRLRLVVSGDKVTELKHFIKVPETFSRRFEEMRSANNTLATSASMAMFLLYGFGGIILGLFFMMRKRWVIWKQAVYWGSFVAAFGTLGEINFWPLMWMSYPTALSEQSFFLQNIFAMVANTIFMTIVYSLSFMAAESLSRRAFPQQINLWKIWSKGATNSIQVLGRTVGGYLMIGFDLAFVISFYLVTKKLFGWWDPASTLFDPDVIATPFPWISSVSRALGAGFWEECLFRAVPIAGAALIGDRLGRRKPWIIIGFVVQSLIFAAAHANYPSQPAYARLVELIIPSIIFGLLYLQFGLLPAIISHFMYDAVLMSLPIFTSSASGMWFDQLMVFVLCLVPVWIILMGRWKDKKWTELGNNFYNSAFTPAPEKKTKEKVPAVDLPEYGPNSKKILLLFGALGIIAVIGFNRTPDAPGLEVNRKEAIAIAENHLVENGIQLGDEWNRLTSVSPSGPGQQNRFIWQTAGEDTYGDLMGNYIGTPGMDIRYAKFEGDLNERAEEYRVALDNKGKPLSITHRLPENQAGNELTEDAAKDLVYATINKHYDLTPDDIEFISAEPSKKPARMDWEFVFKDIVNAKLPEGDKRIRVTISGDEISSHSTFVFVPEEWERKEKDQQAVLGVASNAMSFLLIIVVLAAVVLGIIHWTRKKITTKLVVYILIPLFILRLVTFINQLPSIVAGFSTAQPYNNQLGVLIAGTVVGALLISMIPAVLAAVAHYQINNSAQKSHGPDLIEGIAIGIGLAGFFAFTNSMQPSLSPHWPAISQGAATIPLLGIYIDALGSFITSAAFMTFVILFVTDKTASWTTRKGLFTFIFILLGLMTAGSNDVSGIGSWIFSGLLTGVVFCWLYSTVIRYNTAITVYAVSALVVTELGVGIIHEPLPGASVGYVLAILTIIGANIYWSKLVAK; this is encoded by the coding sequence GTGCTACTGTTTATCGGCGGATTATTTTACAGCGTACAGGTTTTCCCTAAGGCCTTTACCATACTGAATTTGGATTTGAAAATGGATCGAGAAAGTGCTTTTAGTCAATCCAAAATGCTGGCTGAGAAAAATAATTGGGGCCCGGATAATTATAACCAGGTAGCATCATTTACCCATGACACAAGAACACAAAACTTTGTTGAACTGGATGCGGGAGGTGTCGAAAAAGTTTCTTCCTTAATGCAAGATGGTCTATACCATTTTTATACTTGGACAGTAAGGCACTACAGGGAACATGAACCAAATGAAACAAGAATTACCTTCACTCCCGCTGGTGATTTTTACGGTTTCAATGAGACACTGGGAGAAACAGAAAAAGGCGCCGCCCTGGGCACTGGGGAAGCAAGGAAAATCGCCGAAAATTTCCTTCATAATGGAATCGACATTCAGCTTTCCGAATACGAGGCCATAGAAACTTCGGAAGAGTTAATGCCCAGCGAACGGATTGATCACACTTTTGTTTATGAACGTAAAGAAGAACAGATTGGGGATGGGTTTTTTCGGTTAAGACTGGTTGTAAGCGGAGACAAAGTAACCGAACTGAAACACTTTATAAAAGTACCGGAAACATTTAGCAGACGCTTCGAGGAGATGCGTTCAGCAAACAATACGCTGGCAACATCCGCCAGCATGGCCATGTTTTTGCTCTATGGTTTTGGTGGCATTATTCTGGGTCTGTTTTTCATGATGCGCAAACGCTGGGTAATCTGGAAACAAGCGGTATACTGGGGATCTTTCGTTGCCGCATTCGGTACCTTAGGTGAGATCAATTTCTGGCCACTGATGTGGATGTCCTACCCAACAGCCCTATCAGAGCAAAGTTTTTTCCTACAAAATATATTTGCCATGGTCGCTAACACAATTTTTATGACTATTGTTTATTCTCTCTCTTTTATGGCAGCAGAAAGCTTGAGTAGAAGGGCATTCCCCCAACAGATTAATCTCTGGAAGATATGGTCAAAAGGTGCGACTAATTCCATCCAAGTTCTGGGCCGCACTGTAGGCGGCTACCTCATGATCGGCTTTGATCTTGCTTTCGTAATCAGTTTTTACCTGGTAACTAAAAAATTGTTTGGCTGGTGGGATCCTGCTTCTACACTGTTTGATCCTGATGTCATCGCCACTCCCTTCCCCTGGATATCATCGGTCAGTAGAGCATTGGGCGCAGGGTTCTGGGAAGAGTGTCTTTTCCGCGCCGTGCCCATCGCCGGGGCAGCGCTGATCGGGGACAGACTCGGTCGGCGCAAACCATGGATCATAATTGGTTTCGTTGTCCAGTCGCTGATCTTTGCCGCTGCACATGCCAATTATCCATCTCAACCAGCTTATGCACGACTGGTTGAATTGATCATACCATCTATCATTTTCGGTTTGTTGTACTTACAATTCGGTTTGCTGCCCGCAATCATTTCCCATTTCATGTACGATGCCGTACTCATGTCTTTACCTATTTTTACTTCTTCTGCGAGCGGCATGTGGTTTGATCAGCTGATGGTTTTTGTCCTCTGTCTTGTACCAGTGTGGATAATTCTCATGGGTCGCTGGAAAGACAAAAAATGGACTGAACTGGGCAACAACTTTTATAACAGTGCCTTCACTCCTGCACCAGAAAAGAAAACCAAAGAAAAAGTCCCTGCTGTTGATCTACCCGAATATGGTCCAAATAGTAAAAAGATTTTACTTCTTTTTGGTGCCCTGGGCATTATTGCAGTCATTGGGTTCAATCGCACACCCGATGCCCCAGGGCTGGAAGTTAATCGAAAAGAAGCAATTGCAATTGCGGAAAATCATCTGGTTGAAAATGGCATTCAGTTAGGGGATGAATGGAACAGGCTCACATCAGTCAGCCCTAGTGGGCCGGGGCAGCAAAACAGATTCATCTGGCAAACCGCAGGGGAAGATACGTATGGTGACTTAATGGGTAACTACATCGGTACACCCGGCATGGATATACGTTATGCAAAATTCGAAGGCGATTTAAATGAGCGCGCTGAAGAATACCGGGTTGCGTTGGATAATAAGGGTAAGCCATTGAGTATCACCCATAGACTGCCTGAGAATCAAGCTGGAAACGAACTAACGGAAGATGCGGCAAAAGATCTTGTATACGCAACGATTAATAAACATTATGATCTTACACCAGACGACATTGAATTCATTTCAGCTGAACCGTCTAAAAAACCAGCACGAATGGACTGGGAGTTTGTTTTCAAGGATATTGTCAACGCAAAATTACCCGAGGGTGATAAACGAATCCGCGTTACGATAAGTGGTGATGAAATAAGTAGCCATAGTACATTTGTTTTTGTTCCAGAAGAATGGGAACGCAAAGAAAAGGATCAACAAGCCGTATTAGGTGTTGCTTCCAATGCCATGTCCTTTTTACTGATTATTGTAGTTTTGGCAGCAGTTGTTTTAGGAATAATTCACTGGACCAGAAAAAAGATCACTACCAAGTTGGTGGTATATATATTGATTCCCCTCTTCATTTTACGGTTGGTGACTTTCATTAATCAGTTACCATCCATTGTTGCTGGCTTTTCCACAGCACAACCATATAATAATCAGTTAGGGGTACTGATTGCTGGCACGGTGGTTGGCGCCCTATTAATCTCAATGATTCCAGCGGTCTTGGCCGCGGTTGCCCATTATCAAATAAATAATAGTGCACAAAAATCACATGGCCCTGATTTAATCGAAGGAATTGCTATTGGAATCGGTCTGGCAGGTTTTTTTGCTTTTACAAATTCAATGCAGCCAAGCCTGAGTCCTCACTGGCCAGCTATATCGCAAGGAGCGGCAACCATTCCTCTTCTGGGGATTTATATCGACGCTTTAGGTAGTTTTATCACATCGGCAGCGTTCATGACCTTTGTCATTCTTTTTGTTACAGATAAAACAGCATCCTGGACCACCAGAAAAGGATTGTTCACTTTTATATTCATCCTATTGGGTCTAATGACTGCTGGTAGCAATGATGTATCTGGGATAGGTTCCTGGATTTTTAGCGGTCTATTAACTGGTGTTGTATTTTGTTGGCTATACAGTACAGTAATACGTTATAATACTGCGATCACAGTATACGCCGTCAGTGCCCTTGTTGTAACAGAACTCGGTGTCGGGATAATCCATGAACCTTTGCCCGGCGCAAGCGTGGGTTACGTGCTGGCAATATTAACAATAATTGGTGCCAACATTTATTGGTCTAAGTTAGTAGCAAAATAA
- a CDS encoding sporulation protein has translation MAVSDLIKNVMDELESVMQTKTVVGDPITAGDYTVIPVSKVSFGFGAGGGGSEKNKKGTTGEGVGGGWSIEPLAFFVVGTEGARLYSLKQEETVMGKLFDLAPKVAETVKDYVEQRGTSAGSAKAESEESSDH, from the coding sequence ATGGCTGTTTCAGATTTGATAAAAAATGTAATGGATGAACTGGAAAGTGTCATGCAGACCAAAACGGTGGTGGGTGACCCCATCACCGCTGGGGACTACACGGTCATCCCCGTATCAAAAGTGAGCTTTGGTTTTGGTGCCGGTGGTGGCGGGTCAGAAAAGAACAAGAAAGGCACAACTGGTGAAGGGGTAGGAGGCGGCTGGAGCATTGAACCCTTGGCTTTTTTTGTGGTGGGTACTGAAGGCGCACGACTCTATTCATTAAAGCAGGAAGAGACGGTTATGGGTAAGCTCTTCGATCTTGCCCCAAAAGTCGCGGAAACAGTTAAAGATTATGTTGAACAGCGAGGCACCTCAGCTGGCTCGGCTAAGGCTGAATCGGAGGAAAGTTCGGATCATTAA
- a CDS encoding DUF2953 domain-containing protein, translating into MTLLLWTLLILFSSVLLVLSLRWKVSLSGKLYYDKNVFDYSVRALLGGRNRGVGVNRDSKRFTVFLGRAHSPFFTFSLGDKKKTKAKQKPKQKKKRSTNLLGIISATKRSIQWGNLELRGEFGLKDPSQTGKLFGGLMAVGNGLFPHRFQLNIQPNFDRQMADVNCDTAFQFRPTALAWRVGQAYFNINR; encoded by the coding sequence ATGACACTCTTACTCTGGACTCTACTCATACTTTTTAGCTCTGTCCTTCTAGTACTCTCCTTGCGATGGAAAGTCTCTCTCTCTGGAAAACTCTACTATGACAAAAATGTGTTTGACTACTCTGTTCGCGCACTGCTGGGTGGCAGAAATCGAGGGGTTGGAGTGAATAGAGATTCAAAACGTTTTACCGTTTTTCTCGGGCGAGCCCACTCCCCGTTTTTCACTTTTTCGCTGGGAGATAAAAAGAAGACCAAAGCAAAACAAAAACCCAAACAAAAGAAGAAGCGATCAACAAATCTTTTGGGAATTATCTCCGCAACAAAGCGCTCAATCCAGTGGGGCAACCTTGAACTTAGAGGTGAGTTCGGCCTTAAGGACCCAAGCCAGACAGGTAAGCTTTTCGGCGGACTCATGGCTGTTGGGAACGGTCTTTTCCCTCACAGGTTTCAGCTGAACATTCAGCCAAATTTCGACCGTCAAATGGCCGATGTTAACTGTGATACCGCGTTTCAATTTCGCCCTACGGCGCTAGCCTGGCGCGTTGGGCAAGCTTATTTCAACATCAACCGATAG
- a CDS encoding PhoH family protein yields MIQWKIKAKSRQRKDKRAPITLSEIRSVCTFIRAFQDNFRWVRVRNYSTSHLTKLVCLRGLFGGSFHFLKKKIDLKDIDPIGIAGVADENIKILEESYPCQIILRGSTIILEGEKSVIAQASETLSEMMKTYSSKNQLTANDVKSLVAVISNGKHVEQKSEEPVILHTRQGPVTPRSEGQRLFYDAVQKDDMVFTIGPAGTGKTFLAVAFAVAAFKSRRVKRIILSRPAVEAGERLGFLPGDLKEKIDPYLTPLYDALNELLPTVNLKSLLSKRAVEVIPLAYMRGRTLNNAFVILDEAQNCSAMQMKMFLTRLGPNSRTIITGDKTQMDIPDKNDSGLLQAEQILKKIDGIGFVYLDESDVVRHRLVKDIIKAYNNNDNGE; encoded by the coding sequence ATGATTCAATGGAAAATAAAGGCAAAAAGCCGGCAAAGGAAAGACAAAAGAGCTCCAATCACCTTGTCTGAGATAAGGTCGGTTTGTACTTTTATCCGTGCTTTTCAAGATAATTTTAGATGGGTTCGAGTTAGGAATTATTCGACTTCTCATTTAACTAAATTAGTTTGCCTGAGGGGCCTCTTCGGAGGCTCCTTTCATTTTTTGAAAAAGAAAATTGACCTGAAAGATATAGACCCCATTGGTATCGCCGGTGTGGCTGACGAGAATATTAAAATTCTCGAAGAATCTTACCCTTGTCAGATTATTTTACGAGGTTCTACCATCATTCTTGAAGGGGAGAAATCTGTGATTGCACAGGCGTCTGAAACCCTCTCAGAAATGATGAAAACGTACAGCAGTAAAAATCAGCTCACGGCCAATGATGTGAAGTCACTTGTGGCTGTTATTTCCAACGGCAAACACGTTGAACAAAAATCGGAAGAACCTGTCATTCTGCACACCCGGCAAGGACCTGTAACGCCTCGGTCTGAAGGCCAAAGGCTGTTCTATGACGCGGTACAAAAAGATGATATGGTTTTCACTATAGGCCCAGCCGGTACGGGAAAAACCTTTCTTGCAGTGGCGTTTGCAGTGGCTGCCTTCAAAAGTCGCCGAGTGAAGCGGATTATCCTTTCAAGGCCTGCAGTGGAAGCGGGAGAGAGGCTCGGTTTTTTACCCGGTGATTTAAAGGAAAAGATCGATCCTTATCTGACGCCACTTTATGACGCTCTTAACGAACTCTTGCCAACAGTCAATCTGAAATCGCTTCTTTCCAAGAGAGCAGTGGAGGTGATCCCGCTGGCCTACATGCGGGGCCGGACGTTGAACAACGCTTTCGTTATCCTGGATGAAGCGCAAAATTGCTCCGCCATGCAGATGAAAATGTTTCTCACTCGGCTAGGGCCAAACTCCAGAACCATCATTACGGGCGACAAGACGCAGATGGACATTCCTGACAAAAACGATTCCGGGTTGCTTCAGGCGGAACAAATTCTGAAAAAGATTGACGGCATCGGCTTTGTTTATCTGGATGAGTCGGACGTGGTGCGGCACAGATTGGTAAAGGATATCATCAAAGCTTACAATAATAATGACAATGGGGAGTAG
- a CDS encoding thiolase family protein has product MGSSESVVLAGPKRTPVGAFQGSLSTVSAQHLGAIAIRSTLKAADVVPNSVDEVIMGNVLQAGLGQAPARQAAIYAGLPDSVECLTINKMCGSGLKAVMLASQAIQTGDASIIVAGGMESMTQAPYLLPKARDGYRLGHGDIVDSMIKDGLWDVYNDRHMGKCADMCAEKYSFSREDQDAFAKESYTRAQSAQAEGHFADEIVPVEVKDRQGNVSEVSLDDEPGRADFGKITKLKPAFGKEGTVTAANASKINDGAAAMIVMNEEKASELKVSPVARIVAQASVAQEPEWFTTAPVGAIQKVLKKAGLEMGDIDLFEINEAFANVAMAALKELDLNHDIVNVNGGAVALGHPIGASGARILVTLLHAMNLKKAKRGLAAICIGGGEASALIVEVI; this is encoded by the coding sequence ATGGGGAGTAGTGAGTCGGTTGTGCTTGCCGGGCCTAAGCGGACACCCGTCGGCGCCTTTCAAGGGAGTCTCTCAACTGTTTCCGCTCAGCATCTGGGCGCCATCGCCATCCGAAGTACTCTTAAAGCAGCCGATGTTGTGCCAAACAGTGTGGATGAAGTGATTATGGGGAATGTCCTCCAGGCAGGCCTTGGCCAGGCGCCCGCCCGCCAGGCAGCCATCTACGCCGGACTTCCTGATTCAGTCGAGTGTCTCACCATTAATAAGATGTGTGGTTCGGGCTTGAAGGCTGTAATGCTGGCGTCACAGGCCATACAGACGGGAGATGCCAGTATCATCGTGGCCGGCGGTATGGAATCCATGACGCAAGCACCCTATCTTTTGCCGAAAGCGCGGGACGGCTATCGTCTCGGGCACGGTGATATTGTGGACTCCATGATTAAAGACGGACTGTGGGACGTCTACAACGACAGGCACATGGGTAAATGTGCCGATATGTGTGCTGAAAAATACAGCTTTTCCCGAGAGGACCAGGATGCCTTCGCAAAAGAATCTTACACCCGGGCACAAAGCGCTCAAGCTGAAGGCCATTTTGCTGATGAGATTGTTCCGGTGGAGGTGAAAGACCGGCAGGGGAATGTTTCCGAAGTTTCGTTAGATGATGAGCCTGGCCGAGCCGACTTTGGGAAAATAACAAAGCTCAAACCGGCATTCGGAAAAGAGGGAACCGTCACAGCTGCCAACGCTTCAAAGATAAACGACGGTGCTGCTGCCATGATAGTGATGAATGAGGAAAAAGCTTCTGAACTGAAAGTAAGTCCGGTTGCGCGAATTGTAGCTCAAGCCTCGGTGGCCCAGGAGCCGGAGTGGTTCACCACTGCACCCGTAGGTGCTATTCAAAAGGTGCTGAAAAAGGCCGGTCTTGAGATGGGTGATATCGATCTTTTTGAGATCAATGAAGCGTTTGCAAATGTCGCCATGGCAGCCTTGAAGGAACTTGACTTGAACCATGACATAGTCAATGTAAACGGCGGGGCAGTGGCGCTGGGCCACCCCATTGGTGCCAGTGGTGCTCGCATTCTGGTGACGCTTTTGCACGCCATGAATTTAAAAAAGGCAAAGCGCGGTCTGGCGGCCATCTGTATTGGTGGCGGTGAAGCGTCGGCCTTAATTGTTGAGGTTATCTGA
- a CDS encoding acyl-CoA dehydrogenase, giving the protein MDFNYSEEQLLIQKTAREFAEEHLAPGVIDRDEKMEFPSKQIKMLGEMGFMGMIVPEEWGGAGLDTLSYSLALEEIAKVDASAAVPVSVNNSLVCALLYKYGTDDLKDKYLRTLATGEWLGAFSLSEPQAGSDASNLLTYAEKSGDKYIINGTKNWVSNGINSNIVFVFTVTKKGLGHKGITVFAVEKGIDGFSTGKKENKLGIRGSDTCELYFDDCHVPEENRIAEEGDGFRIAMSVLDSGRIGIASQALGIAQAALDSSIDYASERKQFGSKISTFGAIKEKIAKMATEITSARLLTHYAATLKDEEKPFSKEAAMAKYYASDVAMSAATECVQIFGGYGYMQEYGVERLMRDAKITQIYEGTSEILKLVIARSMLEAE; this is encoded by the coding sequence ATGGATTTCAACTACTCTGAAGAACAACTCCTTATTCAGAAAACAGCTAGGGAATTCGCCGAGGAACACTTGGCTCCGGGCGTTATCGATCGGGATGAGAAAATGGAGTTCCCATCCAAGCAGATTAAGATGCTGGGTGAAATGGGGTTTATGGGAATGATAGTGCCGGAAGAGTGGGGCGGAGCAGGCTTAGATACTTTAAGCTACTCCCTGGCTCTGGAAGAGATTGCAAAAGTGGACGCATCTGCTGCTGTCCCTGTTTCTGTGAACAATTCACTTGTTTGTGCGCTTCTGTACAAATACGGTACTGATGACCTGAAAGATAAATACCTCCGGACTCTTGCCACAGGTGAATGGCTCGGCGCCTTTTCACTCAGCGAACCCCAAGCGGGATCTGACGCATCTAATCTGCTCACCTACGCAGAAAAAAGTGGAGACAAATACATCATCAATGGCACCAAGAACTGGGTCAGTAATGGTATCAACTCTAATATTGTGTTTGTTTTTACTGTTACGAAAAAAGGTTTAGGCCATAAGGGGATCACCGTGTTTGCTGTTGAAAAGGGCATTGACGGTTTTTCCACGGGGAAGAAAGAGAATAAACTCGGTATTCGGGGCTCAGACACCTGTGAACTCTATTTTGACGATTGCCATGTGCCGGAGGAAAACAGGATTGCCGAAGAGGGGGACGGATTCAGAATTGCCATGTCCGTTCTGGACAGCGGAAGGATCGGTATAGCCTCTCAGGCCCTTGGGATCGCACAAGCGGCTCTAGACAGTTCCATCGATTACGCCAGTGAGAGAAAACAGTTCGGATCAAAGATCAGCACCTTTGGTGCCATAAAAGAGAAAATTGCCAAAATGGCCACTGAAATAACTAGCGCAAGGCTCCTAACCCATTACGCTGCCACCCTTAAAGATGAAGAGAAGCCCTTTTCCAAAGAGGCGGCCATGGCGAAATATTATGCGTCGGATGTGGCAATGTCGGCCGCTACTGAATGTGTTCAGATATTTGGAGGTTACGGATATATGCAGGAGTACGGTGTGGAAAGACTTATGCGGGATGCCAAGATTACACAGATTTACGAGGGAACTTCAGAAATACTGAAACTGGTTATAGCAAGATCAATGTTGGAGGCAGAATGA
- a CDS encoding branched-chain amino acid aminotransferase: MKDIDVLEPQINWDQLTFSHTPTRSMYMATCDEGHKWQEGALVPFGNIELSPAAGVLNYGQGVFEGTKVFRTAKKRVVLFRPEMNARRMEGSAERLCIPPIPEKMFLEALEQTVRDNADYIPPFKKGSLYVRPIVWGTGPVLGVHAAPSYTFIIFVSPVGPYFQGGIPCLNVKVTKFYHRAAPKGTGSAKAIGNYAASLYPLELAKKLGFSEVMYLNSKDESFVDELGSANVFALKGDTLLTPKLSGSLLPGVTRDSTIQIARQILGLDVQEIDVTVNDFLTADEVFCAGTAVVICPIGRITTDDDSVEIGTEMGAVTAELRKILKDIQLERREDVFDWLRPLDLY, encoded by the coding sequence ATGAAGGATATTGATGTCTTAGAACCTCAGATTAATTGGGACCAACTCACCTTCAGCCACACACCAACCAGAAGCATGTATATGGCTACCTGCGATGAAGGGCATAAATGGCAGGAAGGGGCTCTTGTCCCGTTTGGCAACATAGAACTTTCCCCGGCTGCCGGAGTATTGAATTACGGTCAGGGTGTGTTCGAAGGGACGAAGGTGTTCAGGACGGCCAAGAAACGTGTTGTTCTGTTTCGCCCGGAAATGAACGCAAGAAGAATGGAAGGATCAGCTGAAAGACTGTGTATCCCCCCAATTCCTGAAAAAATGTTTCTGGAGGCTTTAGAACAGACTGTAAGGGATAATGCTGACTACATACCACCATTTAAAAAAGGAAGTTTGTATGTTCGTCCCATCGTTTGGGGGACCGGTCCTGTACTTGGGGTACATGCGGCGCCTTCTTATACTTTTATTATATTTGTTTCTCCAGTGGGGCCTTACTTCCAGGGCGGGATTCCATGCCTGAATGTTAAGGTAACTAAGTTCTACCATAGAGCTGCCCCAAAAGGCACCGGTTCTGCCAAAGCTATTGGGAACTATGCCGCATCCCTCTACCCACTCGAACTGGCAAAGAAGCTTGGCTTCAGCGAAGTAATGTATCTCAATTCTAAGGATGAAAGCTTTGTGGACGAACTGGGTTCGGCAAATGTATTTGCTCTAAAGGGGGATACCCTTCTGACACCGAAGCTTAGTGGCTCACTCTTACCTGGTGTTACTCGTGACTCAACAATTCAGATTGCACGGCAGATCTTGGGCCTCGATGTTCAGGAGATTGACGTTACCGTGAACGATTTCCTTACCGCTGACGAAGTATTCTGTGCTGGAACGGCGGTCGTTATTTGTCCCATTGGCCGTATTACCACTGATGATGATTCAGTTGAAATAGGTACTGAAATGGGTGCGGTAACAGCGGAATTGCGGAAAATATTGAAGGACATCCAGCTGGAACGTCGTGAAGATGTTTTTGATTGGTTACGTCCCTTAGATCTTTATTAA
- the nusB gene encoding transcription antitermination factor NusB codes for MILVKMRRFARELVLQGLYAAEMTEDSPNKIIEDLVRRHNVDAETREFIERLFNTTLKHKDWTRKQIEERLENWEISRVAIIDLHVLQMMMTEMVFFEDIPPKVSITEGVEIARKYSTDESSSFVNGILDSVYHSLEDLSVPGE; via the coding sequence ATGATTCTTGTCAAGATGCGGCGTTTTGCCCGTGAATTGGTTCTTCAAGGGCTCTATGCCGCCGAAATGACCGAAGATTCTCCCAATAAAATAATTGAGGATTTGGTGCGTCGTCACAACGTCGATGCTGAAACGAGAGAGTTTATTGAGAGGCTTTTCAATACCACTTTGAAACATAAAGATTGGACTAGAAAGCAAATCGAAGAACGATTAGAGAACTGGGAAATCAGTCGTGTGGCCATTATTGACCTTCACGTGCTCCAGATGATGATGACCGAAATGGTCTTTTTTGAGGATATTCCGCCGAAAGTTTCCATCACGGAAGGTGTTGAAATAGCCAGAAAGTACAGTACCGATGAGAGCAGTTCTTTCGTGAATGGTATTCTCGATTCAGTTTATCACTCACTGGAAGATTTGTCTGTTCCCGGTGAGTAA